Genomic DNA from Coffea arabica cultivar ET-39 chromosome 7e, Coffea Arabica ET-39 HiFi, whole genome shotgun sequence:
CACAAAAAACAAGCCTCCATGATGACATGCGAGCTGTTCTACTTAGAAAGAGTCAATAGTCTTGAATAAGTCTTGACAAAGGGAAGAAATTATCATCTTCATACAGATACAAACTGCACTCCAGTGCTATTTATAGCATGAATTATACAACTAGAAATGATCCTTATGTGGTCAATTACATCTAAGAAGCTAACAGCATTCTGCAACCCATCACCCTACAAGGATGTTTAATGATAGAAACTTCAAACTCCGACATGACCAATATTGTCTAAGATCAAGTAAAAGGATGGCTAGTGAATGTTTGTCAACTCAATGCCTTGCAAGACTAAGCTTACtctataaatataaaaataagaaaccaACCTCAATCAGACGCCCATGCCAATACAAGAAAATTCCACAATTTGCCTGCTCCCATTCCAGTTGACAGCGGCCAAGAATCAGCCGAACTGGTTTTCCCATAATAACACCCTCATTTACTACAGTTTTATGCAGCGACTTGGCTAAAGGACGAGTTCTAATCTATTAAAAGAATCAAATTACAGAAATTAATATCCTAAAGCAGCATGAAAAAAGGACTTAATGACAAATCAAGTAACTCTATAAATAAAGTTACTACAAGTGCTCCTTGAACATAGATCTTCATTCGTGGATCAAAGAAGATGACTTCCAGATAAGATTTTAGAGAATAATCCAAAGGCACCTGAAGCACAAGGAAACCACAAACTTTGTTAACAAAATTGGTTAATGCCACACAAGAAACATAAAGAATATGCCTTACTGTTTCAGACATTTGGCCTGGGCGAGATCTGACACGTTTAGAATGAATAAGGATGTCACCTTGATGGAATGAACTCCCGCCAATCATTCCAGTTTCCAAACACAAGCTATAATCTGATCCCCACTGATCTAAATTCCAAATGTATATTTGTGTTCCAGTACCTCTTTCACTAAAGAGACCAGCCTTTTCTCCTATTAGATACTTATTAAATGGAGAAAACTCTCTAATTGCTTTCAGATTGTTTTTTGCTGAAGCCTCATTTTGGACATTGGAATCAATTTCCATAAATTGACCGACTCTGCGGTAGCTGACAATGGGGATCTCCAAATTCTATGACACAAGAGAGAGTGATATATCAGCGTTAAAATCCAAGATCACAACAAAAAACCAACCAAGTAAACCATGATATAATCAACTGCATACATCCTTTCCATCATTTAGTGACTGGGATAGAAAAGCAACCGAACGAGAGCTCGCAGCCTGAGTAAGAACCAAAGCATCCTTCCCAATTCTCATTGCCCCAGTCTGGACCAAAGTGAGAAAATGTATTCCATGTCCAACAAGGAAAAGTTAAGAACCAGAACAAGCATGCAACACTGATTCTAGAAAGAAGAAATTTGAAATATGACAGCTGTTCATTAGCTTCAGAGGATATATACAACATGTAAAGCTACGAGACATCAGGATAGAAAAAAAGATGAATACTACCAGCATATCAGTTTCATCAAAGGAAAGGAGAATATATTCAAATGTTAAAACTTTGGCAACCCATGTTGTGGAAACAAGAACTGTATTTCTTCTACAAGCAgatctgtttttctttctttttctgaaaATTACTTTACAAGCTTGAGCTACATAAGTTCATTACCAGCATTAGTCTTGCAAATAAATGAGTTGATATTTCCATGTTAGAACAAGCTCATTCATCagataagaagtcaaaagaTCGTGTTTGTttggaaagggaaagaaaatgtTGGATGCTTCCATTGTTTACACAAATAAATTTAGAATGAGAAcctcagagagagagagagagactgcAGGCGATAAGCCTAAGAAACTTGACACAGCTTGAGAAGTAATCCTTCAGATGCAAAGTCTCCAACTAAGTAAAGAACAAAGAAGCAGGTAGTAGATACAATGTAATAAACAGAGGTTGGCAAAAGAACACCTCacattttctatatatatatagagagacaCATACACACCCTAAAAAGCATTacattagttaaaaaaaaaaaagtatatgaCAATTTGTAATTAATTCAACCCAAAGAAAATCAATATTTCGCTTGTATATCTGATGAAAAAGTCTTTGAACAGCATAGCGTTCAAGTCTTCAAAAATGGGAGAAGGTAAGCTAAAAACACATAATGAATATACTACTAATGAGTAAAAATGACCTCATTGAACCACCAAAACTTCCATACTAACTTAACTATGACAATGAATAGGGATGTTCCAGCACTAATCCCGTAGAAACATGGCagtttcttcacaaatagaatTTCCTTAAGTGCATTGCAAGGCCACAAACCATGGTTGTCTGGTATGTTGTTTACAATCAAGTTAGGGAAGAAAAAGGGACAAAACAGCAATTCCCTGAACCCCAGCTTGTCAGATGAACACAgtaaattacaaaagattttaCATCCTCCTATGATCACTGATGGAAAATATAACTATGGGCTTAAATGAACAATTTAGCCACAATATAACAAAACAGGAGacaaaaaaagagcaaaacaaTCAGTAGCAATTTCATACTTGTGCAATATGTATAGCTTATTATCAGCTTGTCTCTGGAAGAAAAGATTTACACGTCCTCTAGATACTTTTGTTCACCAAGACTGCATATGAAAGTAGCTCTTAATTaagaaatggtttcaaaagcatACCTTAAAACCAATCCCAAATCTGCCAATATGATCAGGATCATCAGCCTCAGGTTGCTTATGCCCAAAAGAAATCATTCTCACAATCTCCTGATGAGTCATCCCATGGCCATCATCTATTATTGACAGCATCGGAATGTCTTTGCCAGCTGGTTTGTAATACACCATTTCCATAGAAATTTGCAATCTATAGCCACATGAGACAAGAACAAGAAGTCTTATCAGCATAACAACAGACTGAAATATCTATACATCACAACAGCCTTCCTCTCTATTTCCACATCACCTAAGCCTCACCCTCCCCACAACATGACCTACCCAACCACAAAACAGGATAAATCTAAAGTTACGACAAAATATAAGAGAAAGATTTCATGtacaataagaaaataaattacaatagaaAAAGTTACCGACTTGGTTGCTTTGGCATCTCTGGAATTGTCAACAAACTCAGCAATTGCACCAAAAATCCAGCTGGAATGAACTTGACCAAGGGTTTTCAAATAACTGGGATCTACTTGCACATAATTTCTACCCAAGGAACCATGGGGATCCACTACATTTTCAGGTTTACTGCTAACTTTAACCTTATATTGAGCTTGGCATCCATCAGCATCTGAAAGCATACACTCAGGAGATATACTATCCTCAATACAGTTAGAGATTGATACAGCATCCTCACCCAATGAAGATTCAAATCTACCTTGCATGCAACCTCTTGTTGATTGCACAACTCTATGTGGTTTAGCattcaaaagaatatttttttgcTCGGACAAGATCCCAGCTGCAATTATGTGAATCCAAGCACAATAAACAAAACTAGCTTAATTACATTTCAAAAGATCACTTAAGCAGGCAAGAGAAGAACAAAGCACATCAAAGATAATTTCAGCATGCTGCTTGCCCCAAGAACAAACAGCAATCAGATAATTGCAGCACAAACATAATAACACAGAAGCTATATGAAACAAATGCCATACAAACTACAGAGAAGGGAACAAAGCACATCAAAGTTAAGCAACATCCTTGCCCAAAGAGGGGTAGGAGTAACTCACCCAGTCTCTCTTGTTTTAGACAGTCCTGTAAACAATTCCTTCTCTCCTCCTTGTATAAAACGCGGACATGGCTTAAGTCTGAGCCTTCACAGGGAGGAATTATGTAGAATTCAAAACTATCGAGCTTTCCTACAGCAACCTTCAAAATCATTCCGGAAGCAAATTAGGGACACAAAAGAGTGCACTATCTTACTAATTAAGCAAATACAAATATATAGTGCAATACAAAAATAACTCAGTCACATTATTTTATTGAAACAAATTTGGTTCTTAGGTTATTTATGGGGAACATTCCAGGTTTCTCATAAACTCTCCTGCATAATATTGTTTATCTATTTTCTTCTTGTCTCACCATGTCAGTTATCCTTACAAAACACCACCATGCTATACAAATAAATATCCCTGTGTCTTCCTTCCCACATACATTTCAATTAACTCAAGAAGCAAAGCAAAAAGCATCTTGTCTAAAGGCAGGAAGCAAATTTTACAATTAATAAAGCTAACCATGTCTTGATAGTTAGACTTAAAGGGCAGATGGAAcattagaaaaaaaatggaacatgAAGACACAGAAAAACAATTGCATGGTGATTATGAATGGATATTCACATAGTCAACTCTCATGTTCTGCAACTAGGAGCTTTTCTCAATTACCTAGACCTATGGAGGGAATGAAAAGATCGTCTAAAGATACTTAAACATTTGAGAACACTGCAGCTCTCCTCTCTTTTGGAAAAGTTAAGGCCAGGCTAACTTAAAGGATCAGTTAAACAAACAATAGAAGAAAATGCCAAGACTTTCCAGTAGCATATTATACCTTTTTATATGTCTGAAGAAAATTCAAGAACCTAACCCACTCTATTTCCTGTTGAGAGTTTTCAGAGGCGCGATACAAGCTGCAACAAGGTAACCCATGAGGAATATGAGCTTTTTCTGGCCTAATTATGTGTGATATGCTCCAATAAGTAGGCCTGTTAAAATCGTAGATAACAGGAGTCAAAATCTGTAACTGGTGGTTAATAACTTCCACAGAGAAACAGCACATAGAAAACTGAGACCCTTGTATACTTCAAAGAgctaaagaaacaaaatcagttGGAGAAATAACAGCTCTGGCAGTAGATTATCTCAGTGGATAATGCATTCAAGAAACCACAAGAAACCAAAAGACATTCATGACAAAAGAATACAAATGCATCCTCCCTTTCCAGTTTTTTACTCGGAAAGAAATAAAGTTCCTGTCTCGACTGATTGGTTGATGATCTCTACATATTAATTAGTTGCCACAAATTGACAGAAACACTTCCCTGTTTTTAATAACTATTCTATGGACAAAAGTTAGTACAAACAAGATCATGCAAGTAGCATACTGTACAAGACCAGTAGATATATTGTCAAGAAAGGCATGCATACATCTTGGAAGG
This window encodes:
- the LOC113702212 gene encoding uncharacterized protein, producing the protein MGDFCLKNELANEGDINCYVLLTKDHKPICRTQCFSPPSKMPTYWSISHIIRPEKAHIPHGLPCCSLYRASENSQQEIEWVRFLNFLQTYKKVAVGKLDSFEFYIIPPCEGSDLSHVRVLYKEERRNCLQDCLKQERLAGILSEQKNILLNAKPHRVVQSTRGCMQGRFESSLGEDAVSISNCIEDSISPECMLSDADGCQAQYKVKVSSKPENVVDPHGSLGRNYVQVDPSYLKTLGQVHSSWIFGAIAEFVDNSRDAKATKLQISMEMVYYKPAGKDIPMLSIIDDGHGMTHQEIVRMISFGHKQPEADDPDHIGRFGIGFKTGAMRIGKDALVLTQAASSRSVAFLSQSLNDGKDNLEIPIVSYRRVGQFMEIDSNVQNEASAKNNLKAIREFSPFNKYLIGEKAGLFSERGTGTQIYIWNLDQWGSDYSLCLETGMIGGSSFHQGDILIHSKRVRSRPGQMSETVPLDYSLKSYLEVIFFDPRMKIYVQGALIRTRPLAKSLHKTVVNEGVIMGKPVRLILGRCQLEWEQANCGIFLYWHGRLIEAYKRVGSMIHNGDAGRGIIGVIDLTDLMKDDNGHIWVHNNKQGFQDCEAYAELEKWLAIKTDDYLDKYVNKLQVEKGGPLHKPDHEWVQCDKCRKWRRLSAGFNSKTLPPDWFCYMKPFNGSCSVPEEKVEGGVVTISTKRSGYNCTKDLENKDRSSKESPESGSDNSSQSWEGDYKSSVKRRKGLPRSCKKNPNHI